DNA from Selenomonadales bacterium:
GATACATTCCGTACGATATGGCGCACAAACAGCAAGTACCCGCTTTGCCAATCGACGATATTCGTCTGCGGACAGATCTTTTTCGCGCAAGATGATACGGTCTGCTCCGCCCGCAGCCAAACTCTCTACGCGTGTCAAAAAATCTTCTCGGCACAAATGCCGATTCGTCACGACAGTAATGCTACACATAGATACTGTCACCCATCACAGGTTGAAGCCCGCGTGCTATCATCGCACGGTGAACTTCCTCGACCGAACGCCCATCGGCGATCTCGAACTGCTCGTCCCCTTTGGCATCGTCTTCATGTCCGCCCACGCCGACGGCAACGCCTGCCGATATTTTCGTCCCTGCAACGCCCATGACAGCATCACGAAAAGCGGCTCTCTCGCGTGTCGATACGGTAAGATTGGCGAACGGCAGGAAAATACGATATGCACAGATGATCTGCATCAGCAGTCGTTCCGATACAGCTTCTGTCTTAAGCGATTGTCCGCCTTGTATCGGGCGGATACGCGGACACGAAAAGGCGATCTCAGCATGCGGATACATTTGCTGAACAAGATGCGCATGAACGCCTGTCGCGAACGCATCACGGCGCACGTCCGCAAGTCCCAGCAATGCACCGAAGCCGACTCCGCGCATACCGCCTCGTATCGCTCTCTCCTGCGCATAAAACCGATACGGATAGACTTGTTTATGCCCTGCCAAATGCACTTCGCTGTATCGCTTCTTATCATACGTTTCTTGGAATACCGTCACATAATCGGCACCGCACCGATGCAGATACGCAT
Protein-coding regions in this window:
- the thiH gene encoding 2-iminoacetate synthase ThiH, producing the protein MTYLPDMEQIESDILLHVNEARDAYHADEYTADDVRKALRRERLTVRDYGALLSPAAEPFLEELAERAKRETRRYFGNSVHFFTPLYLANYCENHCVYCGFNCHNQIHRAKLNEEEIRREMASIKASGLEEVLLLTGESRAQSDIKYIGRACEIAREYFRVVGLEVYPMNTDEYAYLHRCGADYVTVFQETYDKKRYSEVHLAGHKQVYPYRFYAQERAIRGGMRGVGFGALLGLADVRRDAFATGVHAHLVQQMYPHAEIAFSCPRIRPIQGGQSLKTEAVSERLLMQIICAYRIFLPFANLTVSTRERAAFRDAVMGVAGTKISAGVAVGVGGHEDDAKGDEQFEIADGRSVEEVHRAMIARGLQPVMGDSIYV